In one Coccinella septempunctata chromosome 6, icCocSept1.1, whole genome shotgun sequence genomic region, the following are encoded:
- the LOC123315526 gene encoding importin subunit alpha-1 — MADERIRSYKNKGKNSEEMRLRRIGQTVELRKAKKEEQLLKRRNIAIEDEDPASPSETNAAANSPVTMSTEEILFGMMNPDENIQLNATMACRKILSRERNPPIDHMIRLGVVPKCVEFLEKSHNPALQFEACWALTNIASGTPEQTAQVVQEGALSKLKLLLMSPRLDIVEQAVWAIGNIAGDGPLTRDLVLQCEILTDLLRLISHYSPNIPISLLRNIVWAISNLCRNKNPPPDFEIVRHALPTLAKLLLYKDKDVLADACWALSYLTDGTNEKIQAVLDTGMIDTLVELLGCEENTVLTPSLRTVGNIVTGNDAQTDIVLNAGLLKYMPRLLQHPKLNIVKEAAWTVSNITAGNPEQLEQVLKSGIMPYLIRILQIGDFKSQKEAAWAVTNFTSGGTTEQLVTLVGMGVIRPMCNLLNAKDAKTVLVILDGLANILTAASKVGQVNEIAIMIEECGGLDSVESLQTHENEKVLEKAYGIIENFFSEEDDTFDCKPTTTADGMLTMHACPSLPNNSGFSF, encoded by the exons ATGGCGGACGAAAGAATCAGATCTTACAAAAATAAGGGGAAAAATTCCGAG GAAATGCGGTTAAGACGTATTGGACAAACTGTTGAACTGCGAAAAGCTAAAAAGGAAGAACAAttattgaaaagaagaaatattgcgATTGAAGATGAGGATCCAGCGTCTCCTTCAGAAACTAATGCAGCTGCAAATTCTCCAGTTACTATGTCAACTGAGGAGATCCTCTTCG GAATGATGAACCCCGATGAAAATATTCAGCTCAATGCTACAATGGCATGCAGGAAAATATTGAGCAGAGAGAGGAATCCACCAATTGATCATATGATTAGATTAGGTGTTGTTCCCAAATGTGTTGAATTTTTAGAAAAGTCTCACAA TCCAGCACTTCAGTTTGAGGCTTGTTGGGCTTTGACCAACATAGCATCTGGCACACCTGAACAAACAGCTCAGGTTGTTCAAGAAGGAGCTTTGAGCAAACTGAAATTGCTTCTGATGTCTCCCAGGCTGGACATCGTTGAACAAGCTGTGTGGGCTATTG GTAATATTGCTGGTGATGGTCCTCTTACCAGGGATTTAGTTCTTCAGtgtgaaatattgacagatctTCTCCGTTTAATCTCTCATTATTCACCAAACATACCAATTTCATTGTTGAGAAACATAGTTTGGGCAATCTCGAATCTTTGCCGCAACAAGAACCCACCGCCAGATTTCGAAATCGTTAGACATGCTCTACCAACATTGGCAAAATTATTGCTCTATAAGGATAAGGATGTCTTGGCAGATGCTTGCTGGGCATTGAGTTACCTAACAGACGGGACCAATGAGAAGATTCAAGCAGTGCTGGATACTGGAATGATTGATACTTTGGTAGAACTTTTGGGTTGTGAAGAAAACACAGTTCTTACACCATCACTGAGGACTGTTGGAAATATTGTAACTGGCAATGACGCACAA actgATATTGTGCTCAATGCTGGTTTGTTGAAATACATGCCTCGTTTACTCCAACATCCAAAACTGAATATCGTGAAAGAAGCAGCCTGGACTGTGTCCAACATAACCGCTGGTAACCCTGAACAACTCGAACAGGTTTTGAAGTCCGGAATAATGCCGTACCTTATCAGAATTTTGCAAATT GGTGATTTCAAGTCGCAGAAAGAAGCCGCGTGGGCGGTGACCAACTTCACCAGTGGTGGTACCACAGAGCAATTGGTGACATTGGTAGGGATGGGTGTGATAAGACCAATGTGTAATTTATTGAATGCCAAAGACGCAAAAACCGTACTTGTCATTTTGGATGGCTTGGCGAATATACTCACTGCCGCTTCTAAAGTAGGACAGGTGAATGAAATTGCAATTATGATAGAAGAATGCGGTGGTCTTGATAGTGTAGAGAGCttacaaacccatgaaaatgagAAGGTTCTTGAGAAGGCCTATGGTATTATTGAGAACTTCTTTTCTGAAGAGGACGATACATTCGACTGCAAACCAACAACCACTGCCGACGGCATGCTTACCATGCACGCATGTCCTAGCCTACCGAACAACAGTGGATTTTCATTTTAA